Sequence from the Planctomycetota bacterium genome:
TCCATTTTCTCGGCGACTTTACTGGTAACTTCTTTAAGAAGATAAGTATCCGCATATTGAGTGACTATCGAATATGAGAGTTTATTATCAAATGCTATTTTTGACACAGAGGCTTCAACTGTTTTATAATACTCACCAATAATGCGTTTTACCAAGTCGTTTGTTACATCCTGCGTGTTTTTCTTTTCGTAATCGGTTATTTTTTGCTGGGTTTCCTGAAAGATTTTTTGTGCATCAGGATTGTTTTTAAATTCCGGCATTTTTTTTAACTTATCCAGTGCGGTGGCCGCATCCTTTGTTTTCCCTTTTAACAGGACATTTTCGATTTTCTGTATTTCCTGCTTAAGTGCAGCGAGATTCATTTCAGCAACTCTTTTCTCGACTTTTTCTTTGTAGCTGGCGTCTAAGCTAACTGCTTTATCGAAGTGTAAGCGGGCTTTGTCCAGGGCGACTAAGGTTGCAACACAGTATTCCGCCAGTTTGTAATTATCTTCAGCTTTGGCCAAATCATATTTTTTGACTTCCATGTCGTAAGCTTCCTGGGGGGTGTAAATATCAAGAATAGAAACCTTTGTCTTTTCGGAAAGCCAGATATTGTCCAATGGAATTATTTTTTCTCCATCTTTGGTTTTAATGGTCAATTCTTTGTCTGTTTCGGAGATTTTTATTCCAACCATGGTTTTGCCGCTTTTAAGGTAAATACGCTCGGCTTCCACCTGATTTCCTTGGATTTTTATATCGAGAAAATCGTAGAGCCGGGTGATTTCTTCCTGTGGTAATTGAGTCCATTTAAACCGGATAATAGCCTCCGACCCCCATTTTTTAAAGTCAAAGCCGTTATCATCCCAATCAGTAATTTCACCCTGAACATATGAGCCGTCGCGTAACTTGATGCTGACGGCGTGCAATCCGGTCACAGTTGAGAAAGTCAGGATAAGAATGAGCAAGATTAACAACCGGTTTTTAGTTGGCATAAATCGAGCCCTCCGTATTATTAAAACAACTGAGGTATAACCTGTTTGGTATAATCCAACAGGTAATTTGCGGCAGTTTGTGCGTCTGTGAATTCAAGAGCGTGTTTCGCTACCTGCCTGGCTTCGTCCATGGAAACCGAACGAATGACTTTTTTTATTTCCGGAACAACTATCGGCGCCATGCTGAAGACTTTCAAGCCCAGGCCCAAAAGCAGTATGGTATAAACTACATTTCCGGACATTTCGCCGCACATAGCTACTATTTTACCATTTTCTCCGCCAATATCAATAACTTTTTTGATTAATCTTAATACTGCCGGGTTGGTTGGTTGGTATAAAGACGCGACGCCTTCGTTACCGCGGTCTACCGCTAGGGTATACTGGATAAGGTCGTTGGTCCCGATGCTGAAAAAATCCACTTCTTTTATCAGGATATCCGCAATGACGGCGGCCGAAGGGACTTCGATCATTATGCCGATTTTAACATCAGGGTTAAAAAGTATCTTTTCTTTTCTCAATTCATTTTGCACATCTTTTAAAATGGCTTTTGCCTTAATCACTTCTTCCAGTGAAGAAATCATCGGGAACATTATGCTGATGTTGCCGAATTCAGAGGCGCGTAAAATAGCGCGTAGCTGGGTTTTAAATAAGTCAATATGGCGCAGGGAAAAACGTATTGCCCGGATGCCCAGGTAAGGGTTTTGTTCAGTGGATTGTCCGTCAATAGGCAATTTATCGGCGCCTAGATCGAGCGTCCGGATGACTATTTCCTTGTCATCCATTTGGCGTATTATTTTCTTGAAAACTTCCAGCTGTTCCTGCTCGCTTGGTAATTTTTCTATCGAGGGGTAGAAAAACTCAGTCCTTAATAATCCGATGCCGGCGGCGCCGTGCTTTACGGCTGTAGGCACTTCATCAGGCAAATCAATATTAACATAAAGGTTAATGCGATATCCATCTTTGGTTTCAGCAGGTAATTTTTTGCTTTCTTCGAGCAACTGGCGTTCGTAGACTACAAAATTACGTTCTTTTGCGGAGTATTTTTTGATTGTTTCGGAATCCGGATTTATTATTACCACGCCGCTGTTACCGTCAATGATAATGGTGTCTCCACCGGAAATATCCAAGGTGATGGTGTTTAACCCGACTACGGCCGGAATCCCTATAGACCTGGCAATAATTGCTGTATGGGAAGTAGTTCCCCCTGCGTCCGTAGCAAATCCTTTTACCTTGCTGCGGTCAAGAAGAATTGTTTGTGATGGTGTTAAGTCGTGAGCGACCACAACGACTTCATTTTTAAGGTCACTCAATTCATCGCTTTTCGTTTTAAGGAGTTTTTGGAGGAGTCTGCGTTCAATATCATAAATATCCTGAACGCGGTTGGCAAAAAACGCATCATCTGCGGAAACAAGCGCCTTGGCATACTTTTTAAAAGTGAGCGTGACGGCATATTCCGGGAGATATTTATTTTCCTTGATAAGTTTAATCACCTGTTGGTGCAGGTGTTTATCCTGCAGCATTTGTATGTGAGCGCTGATAATCGGATCGGTCTTTTCACGCAGATTAGGAGAGAGCCGTCTTCTAATGTCATTAAAACTGTCAATAGCTTCAGTGACCGCTTCGGAAAAACGGTTTATTTCGTGCGCTATATTTTTCTGCTCGACCCGGTGTTCCGGTATCTGATATGCTTCCGTATCTAAAAGGAACGCATTCGCGATGCAAATGCCGGGTGAAGCCGGAATCCCTTTTTTGATCAGCATATGTTTACTCTTCGCCGAATTTTGAATTAATAAGTTTTTGGATGGCATCAATAGCCGCTTCGGCATCCGGTCCATCCACCTTTATTGTCAGTGACGTCCCGCCCGTAGCGGCCAGCGTCAATAAATCCATAATGCTTTTTGCGTTTGCCTGAAGGGATTCTTTGATAATTATAACATCAGATTTATATTTTGACGCCAGTTCCGCCAGCTGCGCCGAAGGCCGGACATGCAAACCCAGTTTATTTTCCAGGCGGATTATTCGCTCAACTGCCATTGTTCGCTATTTGAGTAACTCATCTGCTTCATTGAGCACGTCGGCAATTGCTTTTATATCTTTTGCGCTTTTAAGGAATTTGCAAAAATTCTGTTGCTTGATAGCGCGCGAGATATGTTGGAGCGCCGCTAAATTAGCCTCAGGCTTTTCAGCAGGAGCAAGTATTAAGAAAACTAAGTGTACCGGCATGCCGTCCACTGCGTTAAACTCTATTCCGCTTGGTGAGCGCCCGAAAGCACCCACTACTTTATCCAGTCCCTCAAGTTTTGCATGAGGAACGGCTATCCCGTTGCCGATTCCGGTGCTTCCGATTTTTTCACGCTTAATCAAAAGTTCAACAACATCGTTAACTTTAAATCCGGGAAGCCCGAAAACATCTTTTATTTTTTCGACCATTTCTTTGATAACGTCTTTTTTACCAGTGGTTTGCAGTTCTTTAACGACCGAGGTGCTCGGCAGAAATTCGCTGAATTTCATGATTTTAACTCCTTCTATTTAATACCAATCATTTTGCTTGAATTCATTGTCTTTTTTACGCTTGGTTTTCTTCTGTTCTTTCAGTGCATCTTTAAACCCTTTGCCGTGATGTCCTTTGATTTTGTCTTTTTCCCGGCCCAACTGCTTTTCTATTTTTCCAAATACTACGTCAATCACGTTTATAAGATTACGCTCGGTGGAATGTGCTACCATGGTGACACGATGAGGTCCTTTTGCTATTACCTCGACTTCATAGATATTCTTGTTGAAATTAACTATTACGTCAATCCTGCTTATACGGTCAAAATATCTGATAAGCCGGTTGCATCTGTCCTCGATAAATGCTTTTAAGTCCGCGGTGATTTCTAAATGTCGCGCCGTGATATTTATCATATAAAAAGTTATCTCCCCAAAGCCAGGCGTTCGCCGAAATAGCGTTCCAACCCGGTTTCTTTGAAAATTTTCTCTGCCGTAATATTAAAATCGTAAGGGACCCGCCGGAAGCTTATGGTTTTACCGTCGAAAATAACGTAACAGGCACGATTGTCCCCGTCGCGGGGTTGTCCGACTGACCCGTCGTTAACGATGACTTTTACTCCTTCCTTGATTTCGTACGTATAGTTTATTTCATCAGGGGCAAGGAATTTATATTTTCCGTTATCATCCTCTTTTGGGATAATTCCCGGGTCATGGGTATGCCCGACAAAGCACACGTGCTTTATCATGCTGAAAATCTCGTCCAGTTTGCCGGCCCCGCCGAACTGGTCATCGCAATCCGTTCGTAAAATATACTCGGTGGTAGGCTGGCGCGGAGAAGCATGGACGTATAGCACGTCTCCATCCTGATGGATATTGGGCAGCGTTTCGATGAATTTCCACCTGTCCTTTTTTATTTTAGGGCTAAGCCAGTTAGGCTTAAGCTGGTTACGTGTCCATTCCAGTGCTTTTCGCGCCCTCAAGGTAAATCCGACCGGCTCTTCAATGAGTCCTTCATCATGATTTCCCATTAAAACCATCTTGAAATTTCTTACTATGTCTATGCACTCACCCGGGTTCGGGCCGTAGCCGATGACATCGCCAAGGCAGATGATATCCTTGATATTCTGGTCCTGGATATCTTTGACTACTGCTTGGAGTGCTTCAAGGTTGGAATGTATGTCAGAGACAATGGCAAATGGGTCAGGCATATTTTCTCGTTTGATTACTTGTTATTTCGGCTAAACGCTATCATATATT
This genomic interval carries:
- the ptsP gene encoding phosphoenolpyruvate--protein phosphotransferase — its product is MLIKKGIPASPGICIANAFLLDTEAYQIPEHRVEQKNIAHEINRFSEAVTEAIDSFNDIRRRLSPNLREKTDPIISAHIQMLQDKHLHQQVIKLIKENKYLPEYAVTLTFKKYAKALVSADDAFFANRVQDIYDIERRLLQKLLKTKSDELSDLKNEVVVVAHDLTPSQTILLDRSKVKGFATDAGGTTSHTAIIARSIGIPAVVGLNTITLDISGGDTIIIDGNSGVVIINPDSETIKKYSAKERNFVVYERQLLEESKKLPAETKDGYRINLYVNIDLPDEVPTAVKHGAAGIGLLRTEFFYPSIEKLPSEQEQLEVFKKIIRQMDDKEIVIRTLDLGADKLPIDGQSTEQNPYLGIRAIRFSLRHIDLFKTQLRAILRASEFGNISIMFPMISSLEEVIKAKAILKDVQNELRKEKILFNPDVKIGIMIEVPSAAVIADILIKEVDFFSIGTNDLIQYTLAVDRGNEGVASLYQPTNPAVLRLIKKVIDIGGENGKIVAMCGEMSGNVVYTILLLGLGLKVFSMAPIVVPEIKKVIRSVSMDEARQVAKHALEFTDAQTAANYLLDYTKQVIPQLF
- a CDS encoding HPr family phosphocarrier protein; its protein translation is MAVERIIRLENKLGLHVRPSAQLAELASKYKSDVIIIKESLQANAKSIMDLLTLAATGGTSLTIKVDGPDAEAAIDAIQKLINSKFGEE
- a CDS encoding PTS sugar transporter subunit IIA, encoding MKFSEFLPSTSVVKELQTTGKKDVIKEMVEKIKDVFGLPGFKVNDVVELLIKREKIGSTGIGNGIAVPHAKLEGLDKVVGAFGRSPSGIEFNAVDGMPVHLVFLILAPAEKPEANLAALQHISRAIKQQNFCKFLKSAKDIKAIADVLNEADELLK
- the raiA gene encoding ribosome-associated translation inhibitor RaiA, producing MINITARHLEITADLKAFIEDRCNRLIRYFDRISRIDVIVNFNKNIYEVEVIAKGPHRVTMVAHSTERNLINVIDVVFGKIEKQLGREKDKIKGHHGKGFKDALKEQKKTKRKKDNEFKQNDWY
- a CDS encoding metallophosphoesterase family protein — its product is MPDPFAIVSDIHSNLEALQAVVKDIQDQNIKDIICLGDVIGYGPNPGECIDIVRNFKMVLMGNHDEGLIEEPVGFTLRARKALEWTRNQLKPNWLSPKIKKDRWKFIETLPNIHQDGDVLYVHASPRQPTTEYILRTDCDDQFGGAGKLDEIFSMIKHVCFVGHTHDPGIIPKEDDNGKYKFLAPDEINYTYEIKEGVKVIVNDGSVGQPRDGDNRACYVIFDGKTISFRRVPYDFNITAEKIFKETGLERYFGERLALGR